One window of Sulfurospirillum sp. 1612 genomic DNA carries:
- a CDS encoding ATP-binding protein, whose translation MKYNNNLKFLSVKTKTIILVLAIYLILSTIFFFIRYLDIKEFAHTNQNAELQRVKQVYQETLARTKKFYITRGYANINSFGIIKAFETRDLEALHELSLPRWNIINKENPYLKSFCFYDHDGRLLTYFGDAPEKTLPYTKQMQKPYDGFWYHNGHFNYHTVSEARDENNHIVGYVVFVIEPKYFLSEIRKLINIFAFISYEKPHHQPLVFMLENDNITANIINKNLIKGSQEITTNQGIFVPFTVNGKGINPQNNFKIIFLQDVMHWKKILHKAILQSLIVMIILVLITIMVINYGFDIILKELDESNEKLKRSQNELEALNKNLQIKIEEEIQLKLIKEREANEKERILAHQSKLASMGEMIGNIAHQWRQPLTELSSILINMELYFERGKLSVEKFHTKVTEAHEQIVFMSKTIDDFRNFFASGKKKETVRISTIINKVNNLMSASLKNNNINFILDITDDFEVYCYPNELSQALLNIISNAKDILLERDIKDANIILKAFQKEDKHIVLVEDNAGGITVEPIDKIFEPYFSTKHAKSGTGIGLYMTKTIIEKNNNGKIEIANSDTGAIFTIIL comes from the coding sequence TTGAAATACAATAATAACCTAAAATTTCTCTCTGTTAAAACCAAAACGATTATTTTGGTCTTGGCAATATACCTCATCTTATCAACCATCTTTTTCTTTATCCGTTATCTTGATATCAAAGAATTTGCACACACCAATCAAAATGCCGAATTGCAAAGAGTCAAACAAGTCTACCAAGAGACTCTTGCGCGTACCAAAAAGTTTTATATTACAAGAGGCTATGCCAATATCAACTCTTTTGGTATTATCAAAGCATTTGAAACCCGTGATTTAGAGGCGCTTCATGAGCTAAGTCTCCCAAGATGGAATATCATCAACAAAGAAAATCCCTATTTGAAATCCTTCTGTTTTTATGATCATGATGGTCGGTTGCTAACCTATTTTGGAGATGCCCCAGAGAAAACCCTGCCTTATACCAAACAGATGCAAAAACCTTATGATGGCTTTTGGTACCATAATGGTCATTTTAATTATCACACGGTTTCTGAAGCACGTGATGAGAATAATCATATCGTCGGTTATGTGGTGTTTGTGATTGAGCCAAAATACTTTTTATCAGAAATCCGAAAACTCATCAATATTTTTGCCTTTATCTCGTATGAAAAACCCCATCACCAACCTTTGGTCTTTATGCTTGAAAATGATAATATTACCGCCAATATCATCAATAAAAATCTGATAAAAGGCTCCCAAGAAATCACCACAAACCAAGGTATCTTTGTCCCCTTTACGGTTAATGGCAAGGGTATTAATCCACAAAATAACTTCAAAATTATCTTTTTGCAAGATGTGATGCATTGGAAAAAGATACTCCACAAAGCGATATTGCAGAGCTTGATTGTCATGATTATTTTAGTCTTGATTACCATCATGGTCATCAATTACGGCTTTGATATCATCTTAAAAGAGCTCGATGAATCCAATGAAAAGCTCAAAAGGAGCCAAAATGAGCTCGAAGCATTAAATAAAAATCTCCAAATCAAAATCGAAGAAGAGATTCAACTCAAACTCATCAAAGAGCGAGAAGCCAATGAAAAAGAGCGAATTTTAGCCCATCAAAGTAAACTCGCAAGCATGGGTGAGATGATTGGCAACATCGCCCATCAATGGCGACAACCGCTCACAGAACTCTCGTCTATCCTTATCAATATGGAACTCTATTTTGAGCGCGGGAAACTAAGCGTCGAAAAATTTCACACCAAAGTGACAGAAGCGCACGAACAAATCGTATTTATGTCAAAGACTATTGATGATTTTAGAAACTTTTTTGCATCCGGGAAGAAAAAAGAGACCGTACGCATCTCTACTATTATTAACAAAGTCAACAATCTCATGAGCGCCTCTTTGAAAAATAACAATATCAACTTTATACTTGATATCACGGATGATTTTGAAGTCTATTGTTATCCCAACGAACTCTCGCAAGCTTTGTTAAATATCATCAGTAATGCCAAAGATATTCTATTAGAGCGTGACATTAAAGATGCGAACATTATCCTCAAAGCATTTCAAAAGGAAGACAAACATATTGTCCTTGTAGAAGACAATGCCGGCGGCATCACGGTTGAGCCCATCGATAAAATCTTTGAGCCTTACTTTAGTACCAAACATGCCAAAAGCGGCACAGGTATCGGGCTATACATGACAAAGACCATCATCGAAAAAAACAATAACGGCAAGATTGAGATTGCAAACTCCGACACCGGCGCCATCTTTACTATAATTCTTTAG
- a CDS encoding response regulator transcription factor: protein MGDCNVIDILSDKKVLYAEDEEGIRKNVTEILELFFQNVVAVGDGQEALDEMTLSSYDVLIFDICMPNMDGLEAIQKIRKTNNKIPIIILSAHTEQDYLWRAVEMKITKYLTKPYDKDTLIDALKAAALELVDNNLNIQLSPLCVYNPCTKSVMIEKKEIKLSKSESRLLEYLIKRANQSVSFENIYDYIWEFEQPSKEAIKSIVKELRKKIGKDSIKNIYGIGYMLEIQ, encoded by the coding sequence ATGGGCGATTGTAATGTTATAGATATTTTATCCGATAAAAAAGTCCTCTACGCAGAAGATGAAGAGGGCATCCGTAAAAATGTCACAGAAATACTTGAATTGTTTTTTCAAAATGTTGTTGCCGTCGGCGATGGACAAGAGGCTTTAGATGAGATGACACTCAGCAGTTATGATGTCTTGATATTTGACATCTGTATGCCCAATATGGACGGATTAGAAGCGATACAAAAAATCAGAAAAACCAATAACAAAATCCCCATCATCATCCTCTCAGCGCACACAGAACAAGACTACCTATGGCGTGCGGTTGAGATGAAAATCACCAAATATTTAACCAAACCCTATGACAAAGATACCCTCATCGATGCCTTAAAAGCAGCGGCATTAGAGCTGGTCGATAACAACCTCAACATCCAACTCTCACCCCTTTGTGTCTATAATCCTTGCACCAAAAGTGTGATGATAGAAAAAAAAGAGATCAAACTCTCCAAAAGCGAAAGCAGATTGTTAGAATACCTCATCAAAAGAGCCAATCAAAGTGTCTCTTTTGAAAATATTTATGATTATATTTGGGAATTTGAACAACCCAGCAAAGAGGCAATCAAATCCATCGTCAAAGAGTTGCGTAAAAAAATCGGTAAAGACTCCATCAAAAACATTTATGGCATAGGATACATGCTTGAAATACAATAA
- a CDS encoding DHH family phosphoesterase has translation MYKTAWDTLMRAEHIVLVSHVNPDGDTLGCVLALYDVLMRANKKVSLYNATTVLPKIYDFLPHIKKVKDRMPARFDVVVSCDCGSFDRLRIERGDYTLINIDHHKTSQHFGDINIVNIDQPSAGLVVYDFLIKNSAKISKDCATCLYTAVAEDTGFFTYGALGASTFESAAKLVQRGAKPTEIAHALKGRQSLAKIRLLAYILNHFELYHDASIAFILIDKETLLQTGARRYDAKNIINILRDLATVNVAVMVLEEKSEGYKVSLRSKEDIDISAISRSFGGGGHKNSAGFEIKDQDIATLKARLLQRIIENDKQ, from the coding sequence ATGTATAAAACAGCTTGGGACACTTTGATGCGTGCAGAGCATATTGTATTGGTTTCACATGTAAATCCTGATGGCGATACGCTCGGCTGCGTATTGGCCTTGTATGATGTTTTGATGCGAGCCAACAAAAAAGTATCCCTCTACAATGCGACCACAGTCTTGCCTAAGATTTATGACTTTTTGCCACATATCAAAAAGGTCAAAGATCGTATGCCTGCACGGTTTGATGTTGTGGTGAGTTGCGATTGTGGCAGTTTTGATAGATTACGAATAGAGCGTGGTGATTATACGCTGATTAATATCGACCATCACAAGACCAGTCAGCATTTTGGTGATATCAATATTGTCAATATAGACCAGCCTAGTGCGGGATTAGTTGTGTATGATTTCCTCATTAAAAACAGTGCCAAGATATCAAAAGATTGTGCGACGTGTCTTTATACTGCGGTGGCAGAAGATACGGGGTTTTTCACCTATGGTGCATTGGGGGCCTCCACCTTTGAGAGTGCCGCTAAATTGGTGCAGCGTGGTGCCAAACCGACGGAAATTGCACATGCTCTAAAAGGCAGACAATCTTTGGCAAAAATACGCTTGCTAGCTTATATCCTCAATCATTTTGAGTTGTATCATGATGCTAGTATTGCTTTTATTTTGATAGACAAAGAGACATTATTACAAACAGGGGCTAGACGGTATGATGCGAAAAATATCATCAATATCCTCAGAGACCTTGCCACGGTTAATGTCGCCGTGATGGTATTAGAAGAGAAGAGTGAAGGCTATAAAGTCTCTTTGAGAAGCAAAGAAGATATTGATATCTCAGCAATATCACGTTCCTTCGGTGGTGGAGGACATAAAAATTCAGCAGGATTTGAGATAAAAGATCAAGATATCGCAACATTAAAAGCGAGACTATTACAAAGGATTATAGAAAATGATAAACAATAG
- a CDS encoding M23 family metallopeptidase: MINNRRFHQRRGSTGIVIAVILIVIIAGLGYLYNAPMFERNAPKIHIASKIDWNLQKPLQLGVSDDSGIKFIRVTLSDGKNSVSILKKVYTKIEKNQNLEITFPRTGFTSTKKNFSLQIQVTDASKWNFFSGNSAEKTVSIIVDRTRPEVYVIDNSYKITRGGSALVVFKATDNNIKDLYIVTNFGKKFYPTPFYKEGYYISLLAWPVQEKNFSATIVATDYAGNSSKSRVRLFLKDKKYKLSHITLKDNFLDGKISNLISNIMPELNNASKVEKFKAINEKLREVNEKNIDNATNKTETSRISNFTLKPFYPLRNSAAVASFGDHRYYSYGGQQISEAYHLGIDLASVRFANIRSKNPGTVVFAQPNGIYGNNLIISHGLGLYTLYGHCSRFLVQVGDHIKPNEIIAKTGSTGLALGDHLHFGVLVQGIEVRPEEWMDKSWMKTNIFAIISVSKKMIDKN; encoded by the coding sequence ATGATAAACAATAGAAGATTCCATCAAAGACGTGGCTCCACAGGTATTGTGATTGCTGTGATACTCATCGTTATCATAGCAGGACTTGGCTATTTATATAACGCTCCAATGTTTGAGCGCAATGCACCAAAGATTCACATCGCGAGCAAGATTGATTGGAATTTACAAAAGCCTTTGCAATTAGGCGTGAGCGATGATAGCGGTATTAAATTTATCAGAGTGACATTAAGTGATGGTAAAAATAGTGTCTCAATACTCAAAAAAGTATATACTAAAATTGAAAAAAATCAAAATTTAGAGATTACGTTTCCTCGTACTGGTTTTACTAGTACCAAGAAAAATTTTAGCTTGCAGATTCAAGTGACAGACGCGAGCAAATGGAACTTCTTCTCTGGTAATAGTGCGGAGAAAACCGTATCTATTATCGTAGATCGAACCCGTCCAGAAGTTTATGTGATTGATAACTCGTATAAAATCACAAGAGGTGGTAGCGCATTGGTTGTATTCAAAGCGACAGATAACAATATCAAAGACCTCTATATCGTCACGAACTTTGGCAAGAAATTTTATCCGACACCTTTTTATAAAGAGGGATATTATATCTCACTATTAGCATGGCCGGTGCAAGAGAAAAATTTTAGTGCGACGATTGTAGCTACCGATTATGCAGGCAATAGTAGCAAAAGTAGGGTGCGATTATTTTTAAAAGATAAAAAATACAAACTCTCTCATATCACACTAAAAGATAATTTTTTAGATGGTAAAATCAGCAATCTTATCTCTAATATTATGCCCGAACTCAACAATGCCTCAAAAGTTGAAAAATTTAAGGCCATCAATGAGAAATTACGTGAAGTCAATGAAAAAAATATCGATAATGCAACCAACAAAACTGAAACGTCTAGGATTAGTAATTTTACATTAAAACCTTTTTATCCATTGAGAAATAGTGCGGCTGTGGCAAGTTTTGGAGATCATCGTTATTATAGTTATGGCGGTCAACAAATCAGCGAAGCCTATCACTTAGGAATCGACCTTGCCAGTGTACGATTTGCCAACATACGCTCAAAAAATCCAGGTACGGTTGTCTTCGCACAACCTAATGGAATCTATGGCAATAATTTAATCATATCCCATGGATTGGGACTGTACACACTCTATGGGCACTGCTCTAGATTCTTGGTGCAAGTGGGTGATCACATCAAGCCAAACGAAATCATCGCCAAAACAGGATCGACAGGTTTAGCGCTAGGAGATCACTTGCATTTTGGTGTTTTAGTGCAAGGCATTGAAGTCAGACCTGAGGAGTGGATGGATAAATCTTGGATGAAAACGAATATCTTTGCTATAATTTCAGTATCTAAAAAAATGATAGACAAAAATTAG
- the lpxC gene encoding UDP-3-O-acyl-N-acetylglucosamine deacetylase: MKQTTIAKRVESVGIGLHKGEPVTIALEPLESDSGIVFYRSDVGSTFKASPENVVNTQMATVIGDSKDSISTIEHLLSAVYAYGIDNLRIVVNSSEIPVMDGSSASFCMLLDEAGKRTLEENKRLLIIKREIEVTDGKKFARVKPSLSPTYSFAIDFDHPIIGHQAYRFEYSKENFIEEISRARTFGFLKDVQYLRSKGLALGGSLENAVVLDDNKILNPEGLRYRDEFVRHKILDAIGDLALLGATIIGDYESFAGSHNLNHKLTKEILKDPENYELKIVSKEFVKEYEKVFS; encoded by the coding sequence ATGAAACAAACAACCATAGCAAAAAGAGTTGAAAGTGTCGGTATCGGTCTGCATAAAGGAGAACCGGTCACCATCGCATTAGAACCATTAGAATCTGATAGTGGGATTGTCTTTTATCGTAGTGATGTCGGATCAACGTTTAAAGCATCTCCTGAAAATGTCGTCAATACACAAATGGCGACGGTGATTGGTGATAGTAAAGATTCGATATCTACGATTGAACACTTACTTTCTGCTGTATATGCGTATGGAATCGACAATCTTAGAATCGTCGTGAACAGTTCAGAAATCCCTGTGATGGACGGGAGTAGTGCGAGTTTTTGCATGCTCTTAGATGAAGCGGGGAAACGAACATTAGAAGAAAATAAAAGATTACTTATCATTAAAAGAGAGATTGAAGTCACAGATGGGAAAAAATTTGCAAGAGTTAAACCTTCGCTCTCTCCCACATACAGTTTTGCAATCGATTTTGATCATCCTATCATTGGACACCAAGCGTATCGATTTGAATACAGCAAAGAAAACTTTATCGAAGAGATTTCCCGTGCACGAACGTTTGGATTTCTAAAAGATGTCCAATACCTTAGAAGTAAAGGTTTAGCACTCGGAGGCTCACTTGAAAATGCCGTTGTGTTGGATGATAATAAAATCTTAAATCCTGAAGGATTACGATATCGAGATGAATTCGTCAGACATAAAATACTCGATGCAATCGGTGATTTGGCACTACTTGGCGCCACTATTATCGGAGATTATGAATCCTTTGCAGGGAGCCACAATCTCAACCATAAATTAACAAAAGAGATACTCAAAGACCCTGAGAATTATGAACTAAAAATCGTTTCAAAAGAGTTTGTTAAAGAGTACGAAAAGGTTTTTTCATAA